One Ochotona princeps isolate mOchPri1 chromosome 7, mOchPri1.hap1, whole genome shotgun sequence genomic window carries:
- the LOC131480798 gene encoding brain mitochondrial carrier protein 1-like, with amino-acid sequence MICGVVSGVISSAIANPTDVLKIRMQAQGSLFQGSMIGSFIDIYQQEGTRGLWRGGVPTAQRAAIVVGVELPVYDITKKHLILSGVMGDTILTHFISSFKCGLAGSLASNPVDVVRTRMMNQRAIVGHVDLYKDTLDGILKMWKHEGFFALYKGFWPNWLRLGPWNIIFFITYEQLKRLQI; translated from the coding sequence ATGATCTGTGGGGTAGTGTCAGGAGTGATATCTTCTGCTATAGCCAACCCCACTGATGTTCTAAAGATCCGGATGCAGGCTCAAGGAAGCTTGTTCCAAGGGAGCATGATCGGCAGCTTCATTGACATATACCAGCAAGAAGGCACTAGGggtctgtggaggggtggggttcCAACTGCTCAGCGTGCCGCCATTGTCGTGGGAGTAGAGCTACCTGTCTACGACATTACCAAGAAACACTTAATACTGTCAGGAGTGATGGGGGACACAATTTTAACTCATTTTATTTCCAGCTTTAAGTGTGGCTTGGCTGGGTCTCTGGCATCCAATCCAGTTGATGTTGTGAGAACTCGCATGATGAACCAGAGGGCAATTGTGGGCCATGTAGACCTCTACAAGGATACCTTGGATGGTATTTTGAAGATGTGGAAACATGAGGGCTTTTTTGCGCTCTATAAAGGATTTTGGCCAAACTGGCTTCGACTTGGACCGTGgaacatcattttttttattacatatgAGCAGCTCAAGAGGCTTCAAATCTAA